CCGCTGGAAGACAGTGCATGAAGATGGTATCCGGATTATCAGTCATCTCCATCATCTCCTTGTTCACCTGGAACGGTTTAAGCAGGCTGATTCTTTCGGAAGCCTCATCTTCTTCACCCATGGAGACCCATACATCCGTATAGATAACATCAGCTCCTTTTACCGCCTTCTGAATGTCAGACGTTATTTCCAGTTCAGAGCAGGAATCGGAAGCGATCTGCATTACTGTATCAACAAGCTCCGTATCCGGATAAAGGCTTTCGGGAGCAAGTATCGTGCAGTTCACTCCCATCATCGCGCAGCCGATCATCAGGCTGTTCGCCATATTGTTGCGGCCATCTCCGGCAAATACGAAATTAAGGCCGGAAAGTTCTCCGAAATTCTCCTGCATTGTCATCAGGTCTGCAAGAACCTGCGTAGGATGAAACATATCTGTAAGCCCGTTGTACACAGGCACTCCTGAGTACTCCTCTAAAGTGTTCACTGTGTCCTGACTGAAACCCCTGAACATTATCGCGTCAAACATTCTTCCCAGAACCCGCGCCGTGTCTTCGATACTCTCCTTTGCGCCGAGCTGTATGTCAGAGCTTGACAGGAAAACCGGATGCCCTCCCTCTTCACCGAAAGCTGTCTCAAAAGCGCATCTTGTTCTGGTGGATCGTTTCTCGAACAGCATGGCAAGGGTCTTGCCCCGAAAGCGCTGATTAACCTGAAAACCGGTTCTTTCAGCCTTGAGCAGATGAGAAACATCAAGAAGATACC
The sequence above is a segment of the Candidatus Aegiribacteria sp. genome. Coding sequences within it:
- the argF gene encoding ornithine carbamoyltransferase yields the protein MAVNFKGKSLLTLLDLTSDDLRYLLDVSHLLKAERTGFQVNQRFRGKTLAMLFEKRSTRTRCAFETAFGEEGGHPVFLSSSDIQLGAKESIEDTARVLGRMFDAIMFRGFSQDTVNTLEEYSGVPVYNGLTDMFHPTQVLADLMTMQENFGELSGLNFVFAGDGRNNMANSLMIGCAMMGVNCTILAPESLYPDTELVDTVMQIASDSCSELEITSDIQKAVKGADVIYTDVWVSMGEEDEASERISLLKPFQVNKEMMEMTDNPDTIFMHCLPAVKGNEVTMDVIESSASVVWDEAENRKHTIKALMVASLL